A stretch of the Streptococcus himalayensis genome encodes the following:
- a CDS encoding bacteriocin immunity protein — protein sequence MTDNDLLTEIVNLILNPTIKEEERAILRRFKDQAHPNKDMSLLIPYLAEELRQLAVQNIRKNTHLSKEVANFYQKIAYYAKSKQELGRGLLSVGMTFGR from the coding sequence ATGACTGATAATGACCTTCTCACAGAAATAGTCAATCTCATCCTAAATCCCACTATCAAGGAAGAGGAACGAGCGATTTTACGCCGATTTAAGGACCAAGCCCATCCAAACAAAGATATGAGCCTGCTCATCCCTTACTTGGCAGAAGAACTCCGACAACTAGCTGTTCAAAATATCCGCAAAAACACCCATTTGTCCAAAGAAGTAGCTAATTTTTACCAAAAAATCGCTTATTATGCAAAAAGCAAGCAAGAGCTTGGACGAGGTTTACTCAGTGTTGGTATGACTTTTGGCAGATAG
- a CDS encoding S66 family peptidase: MKKLLKNAHIRVVSPSSSIESIGGFEANRAAKERLEGLGFQVSFSSHYDEHDMLDSASIDSRVADLHEAFLDDSVGMILTTIGGFNCNELLPYLDYELIKAHPKPFCGYSDTTALLNAIYAKTGLHTYMGPAYSSFKMKALQDYQTESWLKALTQTSYDLTPSKEWGSNAWYLPDAEMTFHQTKWKVYNHGQAKATAIGGNLSTFSLLRGTPYAPQDKDYILLLEEAEEDDYFNFDRALAALLQAYPEPKAVLIGRFPKECEMTEELLLYILDKYPVLQTIPVIYDMDFAHTQPLFTVTIGATVSIDTKTLTVHVEERNDD; the protein is encoded by the coding sequence ATGAAAAAATTGCTTAAAAATGCCCATATTCGCGTTGTCAGTCCCTCTTCTTCCATTGAGAGCATCGGTGGATTTGAAGCCAATCGAGCGGCCAAAGAGCGTTTAGAAGGGCTTGGATTTCAGGTATCCTTTTCAAGCCATTACGATGAGCATGATATGCTAGACTCAGCCAGTATCGACAGTCGTGTAGCTGACTTGCACGAAGCCTTTTTAGACGATAGCGTGGGTATGATTTTAACCACGATTGGTGGCTTTAACTGCAATGAACTGTTGCCTTATCTGGATTATGAGCTGATTAAGGCTCATCCTAAGCCTTTCTGTGGTTATTCTGATACAACCGCCCTGCTCAATGCCATTTATGCAAAAACTGGACTGCACACCTATATGGGACCAGCCTATTCTAGCTTTAAGATGAAAGCTCTCCAAGACTATCAGACAGAAAGTTGGCTAAAAGCCCTGACCCAGACTTCCTATGACTTGACCCCAAGCAAGGAATGGGGGAGCAATGCTTGGTATCTGCCGGATGCGGAAATGACCTTTCATCAAACCAAATGGAAAGTTTACAACCACGGACAAGCTAAGGCTACTGCTATCGGTGGTAATTTGTCCACCTTCTCGCTCCTTCGTGGCACGCCCTATGCACCACAAGACAAGGACTACATCCTCCTCTTAGAAGAAGCTGAGGAAGACGATTATTTCAACTTTGACCGTGCTCTTGCAGCACTCCTTCAAGCCTACCCAGAGCCCAAGGCTGTCCTCATCGGGCGTTTCCCAAAAGAATGCGAAATGACCGAAGAACTTCTCCTTTACATCCTAGACAAATACCCTGTCTTACAGACCATACCCGTCATCTATGACATGGACTTTGCCCATACTCAGCCCCTCTTTACAGTCACCATTGGAGCGACCGTAAGCATTGATACAAAGACCCTGACCGTACATGTGGAGGAAAGAAACGATGACTGA
- a CDS encoding teichoic acid D-Ala incorporation-associated protein DltX, translating into MKKHPIIYKFLGQTLLYFVIFLALLYFFSYLGQGQGGFIYNEF; encoded by the coding sequence ATGAAAAAACATCCAATTATTTATAAGTTTTTAGGGCAGACCTTGCTGTATTTCGTGATTTTTCTGGCCCTATTGTACTTTTTTTCCTACCTTGGACAAGGTCAAGGTGGCTTTATTTACAATGAATTTTAG
- the dltA gene encoding D-alanine--poly(phosphoribitol) ligase subunit DltA, which translates to MIKDMIETIEQYAATQPDFPVYNILGEVHSYRDLKQDSDSLAAKIDSLGLPEKSPVVVFGGQEYEMLATFVALTKSGHAYIPIDSHSALERVSAIVEVAEPSLIIGIADFPLEVAIPQLSLSEVTAIFEEKRPYELTHSVKGDDNYYIIFTSGTTGKPKGVQISHDNLLSFTNWMITDKEFATPERPQMLAQPPYSFDLSVMYWAPTLALGGTLFALPSSMAQDFKKLFATILELPIAIWTSTPSFADLAMLSEDFNAEKMPQITHFYFDGEELTVKTAQKLRDRFPSAQIINAYGPTEATVALSAVAVTDEMLQTLKRLPIGYTKADSPTFIIDEAGNKLQFGEQGEIIVSGPAVSKGYMNNPEKTAEAFFEFEGLPAYHTGDVGSMTAEGLLLYGGRMDFQIKFNGYRIELEDVSQNLNKSQYIKSAVAVPRYNKDHKVQNLLAYVILKEGVREQFERDIDITKAIKEDLEDIMMSYMMPSKFLYRESLPLTPNGKIDIKGLISEVNNR; encoded by the coding sequence ATGATAAAAGACATGATTGAAACAATTGAACAGTATGCGGCAACTCAGCCTGATTTTCCTGTTTATAATATCTTGGGCGAGGTGCATAGCTACCGTGATTTAAAGCAAGATTCGGATAGCCTTGCGGCAAAGATTGACAGTCTAGGTTTGCCTGAAAAATCTCCTGTCGTGGTCTTTGGTGGACAAGAGTATGAGATGCTAGCAACCTTTGTCGCCTTGACCAAGTCGGGTCATGCCTATATCCCGATTGATAGCCACTCGGCCTTGGAGCGCGTATCTGCGATTGTGGAAGTCGCAGAGCCTAGCTTGATTATTGGGATTGCAGATTTTCCATTAGAAGTAGCGATTCCTCAGCTCAGCCTGTCAGAAGTCACAGCAATTTTTGAAGAGAAAAGACCTTATGAGCTGACCCATTCGGTCAAGGGAGATGATAATTACTATATCATTTTCACATCTGGCACTACTGGTAAGCCAAAGGGGGTGCAAATTTCCCATGACAATCTGCTCAGTTTTACCAACTGGATGATTACCGATAAGGAGTTTGCGACACCAGAAAGACCGCAAATGCTGGCTCAGCCTCCTTATTCTTTTGACTTGTCGGTCATGTATTGGGCACCAACTCTGGCTCTTGGTGGCACTCTTTTTGCATTGCCAAGTAGCATGGCACAGGATTTCAAGAAATTATTTGCAACGATTTTGGAGTTGCCGATTGCGATTTGGACCTCAACCCCTTCTTTTGCTGATTTGGCGATGTTGTCTGAGGACTTCAACGCAGAGAAAATGCCGCAGATTACCCATTTCTACTTTGATGGTGAGGAATTAACGGTGAAGACAGCTCAGAAATTGCGTGATCGTTTCCCAAGTGCGCAGATTATTAATGCGTATGGTCCGACCGAAGCAACAGTAGCCTTATCAGCGGTTGCTGTGACAGACGAGATGTTACAAACCCTTAAACGCTTGCCAATCGGTTATACCAAGGCGGATTCGCCAACCTTTATCATTGATGAAGCAGGCAATAAACTTCAGTTTGGTGAGCAGGGAGAGATTATCGTTTCAGGACCTGCTGTTTCAAAAGGCTACATGAATAATCCTGAAAAAACAGCAGAAGCCTTTTTTGAATTTGAAGGATTACCAGCCTATCATACAGGAGACGTTGGTTCTATGACAGCAGAAGGTCTTCTGCTTTACGGTGGTCGGATGGATTTCCAAATCAAGTTTAATGGCTACCGGATTGAATTAGAAGATGTATCTCAAAATCTCAACAAATCCCAGTATATCAAATCAGCAGTAGCGGTGCCACGCTACAATAAGGACCATAAGGTACAAAATCTCTTGGCCTATGTCATTCTGAAAGAGGGTGTCCGTGAGCAATTTGAACGAGACATTGACATCACGAAGGCCATTAAGGAAGACTTGGAAGACATCATGATGTCGTATATGATGCCGTCGAAATTCCTCTATCGCGAGAGCCTGCCTTTGACCCCAAATGGCAAGATTGACATCAAGGGCTTAATCAGCGAGGTAAACAACCGATGA